In the genome of Streptomyces sp. NBC_00237, one region contains:
- a CDS encoding DUF5707 domain-containing protein, protein MHHRTTAAGFAGALALSALTIPGAAQADDFSGDIRITKVVVNGGKDIILGTTDVKTFTIAVTATDDSGIEVGKTFPAMLHRPLPDGDYADIVLPDNIAGKCVRQSFTTTTCTYTLKINPRIQLQDNGAAGTWTVRAHALANDGDYYTKWALCESPVVLSGLRACGRPVLRSAGRYGRTAAVPE, encoded by the coding sequence ATGCATCACCGCACCACCGCAGCAGGCTTCGCCGGGGCCCTCGCCCTGTCCGCGCTCACGATCCCGGGGGCCGCCCAGGCGGATGACTTCTCGGGCGACATCAGGATCACGAAGGTGGTCGTCAACGGAGGCAAGGACATCATCCTGGGGACCACGGACGTCAAGACGTTCACCATCGCGGTGACCGCCACGGACGACTCTGGCATCGAGGTCGGAAAGACCTTCCCCGCCATGTTGCACAGACCCCTCCCGGACGGCGACTACGCCGACATCGTGTTGCCCGACAACATCGCGGGCAAGTGCGTTCGACAGAGCTTCACCACGACCACTTGTACGTACACGCTGAAGATCAACCCGCGCATCCAACTCCAGGACAACGGCGCGGCCGGGACCTGGACCGTGAGGGCCCACGCCCTTGCCAACGACGGCGATTACTACACTAAGTGGGCGTTGTGTGAGTCGCCGGTGGTGTTGTCCGGTTTGAGGGCTTGCGGTCGGCCGGTTCTGCGGTCTGCTGGTAGGTATGGGCGGACGGCAGCCGTACCCGAGTG